The Parambassis ranga chromosome 1, fParRan2.1, whole genome shotgun sequence genome includes a region encoding these proteins:
- the LOC114431606 gene encoding fibrous sheath CABYR-binding protein-like isoform X1: MPDLLTAVKVLTGSTVEIAAASVGETDLVKAVRQIEEEVLESVEVTLVEEVKGEVVTPAAIEEELKPAEGEEVAPPAEEVIEEEASAPAAAEEADAPPPEETAVAAEEAKDQTEAADEEAPPAEDIAVTAEPPPVEEASPDEVAPAAQTSEEVAEAPAEEAPEEAPPAEEAAEAVGEAPPAEAPPAEEAAEAVGEAPPAEAPPAEEAAAEVPPEEEAAEAVGEAPPAEEAVDEAPLAEALPAEEAATEAPSAEEAAAEAPSVVETAQLAAASSGSDLEVLSAPAHEAKHCHSCHSAPSAAEKEAPPAAGGVELVSVGAVDITLEAKEAATLVEGQTTEALAVVTARS; encoded by the exons GCTGTGCGACAGATTGAAGAGGAGGTGCTGGAATCTGTGGAAGTAACCCTAGTAGAGGAAGTAAAGGGAGAAGTGGTGACTCCTGCAGCAATCGAGGAGGAGCTGAAGCCTGCAGAGGGTGAAGAAGTGGCTCCGCCTGCTGAAGAGGTGATCGAAGAGGAGGcgtcagctcctgctgcagcagaagaGGCAGATGCACCTCCTCCTGAGGAAACTGCAGTCGCAGCAGAAGAGGCTAAAGATCAGACTGAAGCTGCTGACGAAGAGGCTCCACCTGCTGAGGACATTGCTGTCACTGCTGAACCTCCTCCAGTGGAGGAGGCATCACCTGATGAGGTGGCACCTGCTGCTCAGACATCAGAGGAGGTAGCAGAAGCTCCGGCAGAGGAGGCACCGGaagaagctcctcctgcagaggaggcagcagaggcagtgggtgaagctcctcctgcagaagctcctcctgcagaggaggcagcagaggcagtgggtgaagctcctcctgcagaagctcctcctgcagaggaggcagcagcagaagttCCTCctgaagaggaggcagcagaggcagtgggtgaagctcctcctgcagaggaGGCAGTGGATGAAGCTCCTCTTGCAGAAGCTCTTCCTGCAGAGGAGGCAGCGACTGAAGCTCCTTCTGCAGAGGAGGCAGCGGCAGAAGCTCCATCAGTTGTTGAAACAGCTCAGCTGGCAGCAGCCTCCAGTGGCTCAGACCTGGAGGTTCTTTCAGCTCCAGCACACGAGGCGAAACATTGCCACTCCTGCCATTCTGCTCCTTCGGCGGCAGAAAAGGAGGCACCACCCGCTGCTGGGGGAGTGGAGCTAGTCTCTGTGGGAGCCGTGGATATTACACTTGAAGCCAAAGAGGCCGCGACACTGGTGGAAGGACAAA CTACAGAGGCGTTGGCGGTGGTGACAGCCCGGTCATGA
- the LOC114431606 gene encoding fibrous sheath CABYR-binding protein-like isoform X2, which translates to MPDLLTAVKVLTGSTVEIAAASVGETDLVKAVRQIEEEVLESVEVTLVEEVKGEVVTPAAIEEELKPAEGEEVAPPAEEVIEEEASAPAAAEEADAPPPEETAVAAEEAKDQTEAADEEAPPAEDIAVTAEPPPVEEASPDEVAPAAQTSEEVAEAPAEEAPEEAPPAEEAAEAVGEAPPAEAPPAEEAAEAVGEAPPAEAPPAEEAAAEVPPEEEAAEAVGEAPPAEEAVDEAPLAEALPAEEAATEAPSAEEAAAEAPSVVETAQLAAASSGSDLEVLSAPAHEAKHCHSCHSAPSAAEKEAPPAAGGVELVSVGAVDITLEAKEAATLVEGQSKNLQRRWRW; encoded by the exons GCTGTGCGACAGATTGAAGAGGAGGTGCTGGAATCTGTGGAAGTAACCCTAGTAGAGGAAGTAAAGGGAGAAGTGGTGACTCCTGCAGCAATCGAGGAGGAGCTGAAGCCTGCAGAGGGTGAAGAAGTGGCTCCGCCTGCTGAAGAGGTGATCGAAGAGGAGGcgtcagctcctgctgcagcagaagaGGCAGATGCACCTCCTCCTGAGGAAACTGCAGTCGCAGCAGAAGAGGCTAAAGATCAGACTGAAGCTGCTGACGAAGAGGCTCCACCTGCTGAGGACATTGCTGTCACTGCTGAACCTCCTCCAGTGGAGGAGGCATCACCTGATGAGGTGGCACCTGCTGCTCAGACATCAGAGGAGGTAGCAGAAGCTCCGGCAGAGGAGGCACCGGaagaagctcctcctgcagaggaggcagcagaggcagtgggtgaagctcctcctgcagaagctcctcctgcagaggaggcagcagaggcagtgggtgaagctcctcctgcagaagctcctcctgcagaggaggcagcagcagaagttCCTCctgaagaggaggcagcagaggcagtgggtgaagctcctcctgcagaggaGGCAGTGGATGAAGCTCCTCTTGCAGAAGCTCTTCCTGCAGAGGAGGCAGCGACTGAAGCTCCTTCTGCAGAGGAGGCAGCGGCAGAAGCTCCATCAGTTGTTGAAACAGCTCAGCTGGCAGCAGCCTCCAGTGGCTCAGACCTGGAGGTTCTTTCAGCTCCAGCACACGAGGCGAAACATTGCCACTCCTGCCATTCTGCTCCTTCGGCGGCAGAAAAGGAGGCACCACCCGCTGCTGGGGGAGTGGAGCTAGTCTCTGTGGGAGCCGTGGATATTACACTTGAAGCCAAAGAGGCCGCGACACTGGTGGAAGGACAAAGTAAGAAT CTACAGAGGCGTTGGCGGTGGTGA